In the Bacillus sp. FJAT-42376 genome, TGTCCTTCTCGTCTGCGATAAGCCCGGTGCCCCTGTGACGGAGAAAGCAAGATTGGCAGAGGTCCCGGTTCTGGAGCTGTCGCTAAAATCATTTGAAAGCAAGGCAGCCTATGAAGCTGAAATTCTTTCAAAACTAAATGATCAAGGAGCCGAGTGGCTTATTCTGGCAGGATACATGCGTCTCATCGGACCTGTTCTGCTCGATGCTTTTCCAACAAAAATAATCAATCTCCATCCATCGCTGCTTCCGAAATTTCCGGGGAAGGACGCAATTGAACGCGCCTTTGAATCAGGAGATACGGAAACCGGCATCACCATTCATTATGTGGATGAGGGGATGGACACCGGTCCGATTATCGACCAGCTGACCGTGGCAATCCCGGAGTCCCTTGAACAGCTGAAAAGCAGCATCCATAAGGCAGAGCATGCTTTTTTTCCTGCCGTCCTGCAGCATGTACTGAAAATCAAGACAGAGGTGAAGCAATCATGACGATTAAACGAGCACTGATCAGCGTATCCAATAAAGAGAATCTTGTTCCGTTCGCGAAGCGCCTTGGCGAACTTGGAATTGAAGTGATTTCAACCGGCGGAACGAAAAAAATGCTTCAGGAAGCAGGCGTCAACGCAATTGGAATCTCTGACGTAACCGGCTTCCCTGAAATCATGGATGGCCGCGTCAAAACGCTTCATCCGGCCATTCACGGTGGACTTCTTGCTGTAAGAGACAACGAGAGTCATATGAACCAGCTGCACGAGAACGGCATTCAGCCGATCGACTTGGTTGTCGTAAATCTATATCCGTTCAAAGAAACGATTTCCAAGCCGGATTTCACTTTTGAGGAAGCCGTTGAAAACATCGATATTGGCGGCCCCGGCATGCTTCGCGCATCAGCAAAAAATCATGGAGACGTCACAGTCATTGTGGATCCGGCTGATTATGATTCCGTACTGGAACAGATTGAAAAAGACGGAGACACAAATCTGGATTTCAGACGCAGGCTTGCTGCGAAAGTATTCAGACACACCGCTGCCTATGATGCGCTGATTGCAGAATACATGACATCAGTGACCGGAGAAGAAAACCCGGAAACGATGACCGTTACATATGAAAAGAAACAGGATTTGCGCTATGGAGAAAACCCTCATCAGCAGGCGGTTTTCTATCAGACGCCCCTGAAACGGAAGGCATCCATTGCGGAAGCGAAGCAGCTTCACGGCAAAGAGCTTTCCTATAACAATATTAAAGATGCCGACGCTGCTCTTCAGATTGTCCGTGAATTCGATGCCCCTGCAGCGGTCGCTGTTAAGCATATGAATCCATGCGGAGTCGGAACAGCCAATACAATTGAACAAGCCTATCAGCGTGCGTTTGAAGCAGATCCTACTTCTATTTTCGGAGGAATCATCGCGTTGAACAGAGAAGTGAATGCGGCAGCCGCTGAAAAACTGCATGAGATTTTCCTTGAGATTATTATTGCGCCTTCCTTTTCGGAGGAGGCATTGGAAATTTTGACGTCGAAAAAGAACCTCCGCCTCCTGACGATTGAAGAGGAGGAAAAAGGAGCAGCAGCCAAGCAGCTTGTGTCCGTTGCAGGCGGTATGCTGATACAGGATGAGGATTCCCTCACCTTTGATGATGCGGTCATTTCCATTCCGACTAAGCGTGAGCCGACGGAGCAGGAGTGGAAAGATTTGAAGCTTGCCTGGAAGGTAGTCAAGCATGTGAAATCCAATGCGATCGTTTTGGCGAAGGACGAAATGACCATTGGAATCGGGGCAGGACAGATGAACCGAGTAGGCTCTGCTAAAATTGCAATCGAACAAGCAGGAGCAAAAGCAGAAGGAAGCGCAATGGGATCCGACGCCTTCTTCCCGATGGGTGATACAGTCGAAGCCGCAGCAAAAGCCGGCGTGACCGCGATCATTCAGCCAGGGGGATCCATTAAAGACGAAGAATCCATCCGTGCTGCAGATGAGCATGGCATCACCATGGTATTCACAGGCATTCGCCATTTCAAGCATTAAGAAGGGAGAGCGATCCTTTTGAACGTACTCGTAATCGGACGGGGAGGCCGCGAGCATACCATCGCATGGAAGCTCGCTCAATCCGGCAGGACAGAAAAAGTATTTGCAGCACCGGGAAATGACGGAATGACCGATTGTGCAGTAAGAGTTCCGTTGGACGAGCTTGATTTTGACGGTCTTATTGCGTTTGCAAAAGCGAATGGAGTTGGCCTGACGGTAGTGGGGCCGGAGGTTCCTTTGCTCGAGGGAATAGTCGAAGCTTTTGAAAAAGAGGGTCTGAAGATTTTCGGACCGGCGAGCGATGCCGCGATGGTGGAAGGCAGCAAGCAGTTTGCGAAAGAGCTGATGGAGAAGTACCGCATTCCGACAGCGGGATACGCCGCTTTCACCTCCTATGAAGAAGCAAGGGCGTACGTGGAGAAAAACGGGGTCCCCATTGTCATCAAAGCGGACGGACTGGCAGCCGGAAAAGGGGTAACAGTTGCTCTGACCATGGAGGACGCGCTTCAGTGCCTGAACGATTTCCTTCTCGATGAAAAGTTCGGAGAAGCGAGTAAATCTGTTGTCATTGAAGAGTTTCTCGAGGGAGAGGAATTTTCCCTCATGGCCTTCGTAAATGGAGAGAAAGTATATCCGATGGTCATTGCCCAGGATCATAAACGGGCGTTTGACGGTGACCTCGGACCGAACACGGGAGGAATGGGTGCCTACTCTCCTGTTCCGCAAATACCGGAAGAGGCTGTAGGGGAAGCCATTCGATCCGTGCTGGAGCCGGCTGCGAAGGGTCTTGTTCAGGAAGGCAGCCCGTTTACCGGGATTCTGTACGCCGGCCTTATGCTGACGGCAGACGGCCCGAAGGTGATCGAATTCAACGCGCGCTTCGGCGATCCCGAAACACAGGCCGTTCTTCCGAGAATGAAGAGTGACCTGGTGGACGTGATCGGAGCAGTGATGGAAGGCCGGGACTTTGAAATAGAGTGGAGTGAGGAAGCCGCTGTTGCCGTAGTGCTTGCTTCAGAAGGATATCCGGAAGCGTACGAAAAAGGAACGGTGCTGAACGGATTGGAGGATGCCGCTGGAGAAGCGGCTGTGTTCCATGCCGGCACCAAGCTTTCCGGAGACCGCTTTGTTTCAGACGGCGGGCGGATTCTTGCTGTTTCTGCAAACGGGAGGAGCATAAAGGAAGCACAGGAAAAAGCATATAAAGCGATTCGATATATGGACGGGAACGGCGTTTTTTACCGGACGGATATTGGACATAAAGCTTTTACAGCAAAAACCCCCTACTAAAAAGGGGGTTTTTCGTATTCGCTAATGGATATCTACGAAAAAAATGATAGATCTGCGAAAATATCAATATATCGGCGATTTTTAAAATTTTTCGACGAAAACAGAGAGATATCGATTTTTCGGGGGGATTCGACAATGCGCTGCCCATCCAAAACAAGCCATACTAAAAAGAATCCTCATCAAATAAAATAAGAGAAAGGAGGAATGAGCCATGGACGAAAAATATCCGATTGGACCGTTTCAGCATGAGGGAGTGATAACAAACGAACAGGTGGAGAAATGGATCGCCCAAATAGAAGAACTGCCCGGGCTGCTGCGCCAGGCGGTTGGCCATCTCACGGATCAGCAGCTGGATACACCGTACCGTCCCGGAGGATGGACCGTACGCCAGGTCGTTCACCATTTGGCGGACAGCCATATGAATGCGTTTATCCGGTTCAAGCTTGCCATGACAGAAGAGCGGCCCCTTATCAAACCGTATAACGAAGGAGCGTGGGCCAGGCTTTCAGATTCCCGCTTGCCTGTGGAGCCTTCACTTCAGCTGATCGAAGCCCTGCATATCCGCCTAGTGAACGTACTGCGCAGCCTGACCCATTCTGACCGTAAACGTGTTTTCGTTCATCCGGACTCCGGCGAGGTTTCACTGGGAAGAAACATTGGTCTGTATGCCTGGCACGGAAGGCACCATCTTGCCCATATTAAGAGCGCCATATAAAACAAGCCTCCGCACATGCGGAGGCTTGTCCTCATTTTTATAGGATGCTGCCGAGCAGTCCGCCAAGCAGACCATCGTCATCGTCATCGTCATTCAAAATCTCCTAATCACCAAGCTTACGGAGGCGGGATAAAAAAAGATCAGAATGTTTCAAGGGTTGGGAGGAAGGGGCGATCTGTAAACGCTGTTATTTCGCTGTCATCATGATTCGATTTAGACGGGGTTTTGAAATGACTGTGTAATGGAAGCATAAAAGCAGGGGGAGGTAATCTGTCTGTTTTAGTGAAAGGTTTTAGTGCAAGCTTTAACAATTGCCATTCAAAAGGACGTGTGAGCAGGTTATCATTTCTGACGAGGGTAAAAGCCGCTCTTAGTCTTTCAGCTTTTACCTTCGAAAGCGATTCGTTATGTGGCGGCCCCTTCAAATTCGGTAATGGTCGCGGTAAATTTAATTTGTGTCTCTTGGATGATTGCTTGAAGGGTGTTTGTCAGACTGCTGACTTTATGCGCTTCTTTTGTGATGTGCTCTACGTTGGAGTTTACTTTATCAATAGCTTCGTCAACGCTAGTTGATAATCTGCGGATTTCGTCTGCGACCACTTTAAAGCCTTTCCCTTGCTCACCGACACGTGCTGCTTCTATGGCTGCATTTAAAGCAACCATATTCGTCTGCGATGAAATATGGCTGATGGCCTTAGAGGTCTGGCTGATCAAATCGGTCTGTTTTTGCAGAGCCAGCACTGCCTGGCTGCTTTCCTTTGTATTGGCAACGACCAGTTCTGCCAATTCTTCAGGCATGCTCTTAAGCTCCGAAATAATGTTGAGCGTTCTGTTTTCCTGTTCCGTGATATTGGTGGCGATTTTTAAAACGGCTGTTACTTCTCCGGTTTCATCTGCCACGGGAATATAGGTAGCTTCAAACCAAAGCAGACTCCCGTTTTTGCTCACGCGCTCAATTTTCTCCTGAAACTTTTTCCCTTTTTTCAAATTAGACCACAGTGCCTTGTATTCCTCACTTTTTTGAAATGCGTCGGTACAAAAACTCTGGTGCTTCATTCCGCTCATCTCTTCCGGCCGGTAGCCCATCGCCGAAGCAAAGTTGCGGTTTACCCATATGACTTCTTTGTTCAAATTGAATTCAATCATAGCCAGATGTGTTTCAAGAGCTGTTATAACCGCATCTGTGTGTAAAACCTGAGTCATTATCATTCAATTGTCCTCCAAATATCTCTTTATACATTAGGTATATCGGACTATTCAGTGAATTCTTTAGTAAAATAAAGAACGTCCTGCAAACAGGACGTCCGACTATCTTACACGCCTTTTCCGCCTGACAAAAACAAACGCCAGTGCCACAATTCCTCCAATTAGAGAGGCATAAACGAAAAGCATATCTTTCATGTATTCGAGAAAATCCATCCAATCACCTCATTTTAAAGGGTCTGTCCCTGCTTTGCTAACGGAACTTAACTGCCGCTTAAGGGTTTGCAGCTAAAAACAGTACAGGACTGGCTAAGGCTCAGTCCCGTACTTTCAAAAAGGGACTGAACCTTAAGAAGGATTATAGGTGTCCCCGCTGTGTTCATCATCCTGATTCATTTCTTT is a window encoding:
- a CDS encoding methyl-accepting chemotaxis protein translates to MIMTQVLHTDAVITALETHLAMIEFNLNKEVIWVNRNFASAMGYRPEEMSGMKHQSFCTDAFQKSEEYKALWSNLKKGKKFQEKIERVSKNGSLLWFEATYIPVADETGEVTAVLKIATNITEQENRTLNIISELKSMPEELAELVVANTKESSQAVLALQKQTDLISQTSKAISHISSQTNMVALNAAIEAARVGEQGKGFKVVADEIRRLSTSVDEAIDKVNSNVEHITKEAHKVSSLTNTLQAIIQETQIKFTATITEFEGAAT
- the purH gene encoding bifunctional phosphoribosylaminoimidazolecarboxamide formyltransferase/IMP cyclohydrolase — its product is MTIKRALISVSNKENLVPFAKRLGELGIEVISTGGTKKMLQEAGVNAIGISDVTGFPEIMDGRVKTLHPAIHGGLLAVRDNESHMNQLHENGIQPIDLVVVNLYPFKETISKPDFTFEEAVENIDIGGPGMLRASAKNHGDVTVIVDPADYDSVLEQIEKDGDTNLDFRRRLAAKVFRHTAAYDALIAEYMTSVTGEENPETMTVTYEKKQDLRYGENPHQQAVFYQTPLKRKASIAEAKQLHGKELSYNNIKDADAALQIVREFDAPAAVAVKHMNPCGVGTANTIEQAYQRAFEADPTSIFGGIIALNREVNAAAAEKLHEIFLEIIIAPSFSEEALEILTSKKNLRLLTIEEEEKGAAAKQLVSVAGGMLIQDEDSLTFDDAVISIPTKREPTEQEWKDLKLAWKVVKHVKSNAIVLAKDEMTIGIGAGQMNRVGSAKIAIEQAGAKAEGSAMGSDAFFPMGDTVEAAAKAGVTAIIQPGGSIKDEESIRAADEHGITMVFTGIRHFKH
- a CDS encoding EYxxD motif small membrane protein gives rise to the protein MDFLEYMKDMLFVYASLIGGIVALAFVFVRRKRRVR
- a CDS encoding YfiT family bacillithiol transferase, with the translated sequence MDEKYPIGPFQHEGVITNEQVEKWIAQIEELPGLLRQAVGHLTDQQLDTPYRPGGWTVRQVVHHLADSHMNAFIRFKLAMTEERPLIKPYNEGAWARLSDSRLPVEPSLQLIEALHIRLVNVLRSLTHSDRKRVFVHPDSGEVSLGRNIGLYAWHGRHHLAHIKSAI
- the purD gene encoding phosphoribosylamine--glycine ligase — its product is MNVLVIGRGGREHTIAWKLAQSGRTEKVFAAPGNDGMTDCAVRVPLDELDFDGLIAFAKANGVGLTVVGPEVPLLEGIVEAFEKEGLKIFGPASDAAMVEGSKQFAKELMEKYRIPTAGYAAFTSYEEARAYVEKNGVPIVIKADGLAAGKGVTVALTMEDALQCLNDFLLDEKFGEASKSVVIEEFLEGEEFSLMAFVNGEKVYPMVIAQDHKRAFDGDLGPNTGGMGAYSPVPQIPEEAVGEAIRSVLEPAAKGLVQEGSPFTGILYAGLMLTADGPKVIEFNARFGDPETQAVLPRMKSDLVDVIGAVMEGRDFEIEWSEEAAVAVVLASEGYPEAYEKGTVLNGLEDAAGEAAVFHAGTKLSGDRFVSDGGRILAVSANGRSIKEAQEKAYKAIRYMDGNGVFYRTDIGHKAFTAKTPY
- the purN gene encoding phosphoribosylglycinamide formyltransferase — protein: MIDKPKIAVFASGSGSNFQSIADHVKRGWLDAEIVLLVCDKPGAPVTEKARLAEVPVLELSLKSFESKAAYEAEILSKLNDQGAEWLILAGYMRLIGPVLLDAFPTKIINLHPSLLPKFPGKDAIERAFESGDTETGITIHYVDEGMDTGPIIDQLTVAIPESLEQLKSSIHKAEHAFFPAVLQHVLKIKTEVKQS